CACCACCGTGCAcaaatcacttttttctttcaatcttGGCCCAAATGCATGCTCAGTTTTACATTGTTATAGTTTGACAAAGgttttgtatttatcttttcttaaacTTAACACTGTAAGTGATTTTCCGTGTTGCTACCTAGGTTTTATAATTAGAGTTTTTAACGACTACATAATAGTCTATCAACCATTCCTTGTCCATGGACATTTAGATTTctttgtgtgtctgcctgtgtttCCTTTTGGTGTTGTTTTAATAGTACCATACACTTTTGCATATAACTTGTGGGTGAATTTTTGTTCTTAGAACAAATTTCTGGCATTGGGGTTCCTGGGCCCAGGGATTCACCCCTTATCTGGTTCTGTGCAGCCACTGTTCTGCTTTACGAAAGAACTGTGTTGGTCAGCATTCACAAAGGCTTTCAGTACCAGCGTGGTGTAAGAGACAGTTAAGCATGTCAGGCTCTGGGATGTTACAGCAGATGCAGGATTTATGGGCTGAACCAGGGAGATGGTGgggtttctcttcctcttctcaacAGGTTTGAACCAGCCAGCCCCACATCTCAACTAAACGTGAGTGCCTTAATAATTTCTTAATGGAAGGCCTCAGGTTTCCTCCTTTGCAATAGTTTTGTAGCTTtgcttctccaaagcatgaagaAATCaggtagattttcttttctttgtgtattAAAGTAAAATTGAGGGCTTTAAAACTGTTCCCTGGCCAGCTTGATAACTGTGTGCTTCTTTGAGAGTCACCCAGTCCCTCAGGTTTAGTGATCCATTCACCAACCAGTAATGAATTTGGGGTGAAAATTAAGGAATCGAGCAGACACTGACtagagaaaaaaaaccaaaaaacttggGGATGATATAATGGGCTAGAGTTTATTTATGAGATAGCTTAAATCCTGGCAATAGTAAATCATTTTGAATTTGATTGAATTCATGCAGCAAAAAACCAAGTTATACAAAGTTAATGATCAATTACTAAGAGTAAATTAGCAGAAATTATAGCTaagtctgggtttccctggtggctcagacggtaaagcgtctgtctgcaatgcaggagacccaggttcgatccctgggttgggaagatccccaggagaaggaaatggcagcccactccagtattcttgcctggaaaatcccatggatggcggagcctggtaggctactgtccgtggggttgtaaagagtcggacatgactgaggaacttcactttctATAGCCAAGTCTCATATATGAACCAAAAGTTTTCTAAAGAATGGAGGTACTGGTGCTGagtcaggctttttttttaaggactgagTAGTTTTTTGCTCATGCTTATGATTGTGGAGTGATGATATTCCCTGAGAAATTGAGGGAGTATCATTTGAATGTACTCTCTTTTCGATTATGTAGCCAGCCAGGAATTTCCCTGTTTGATACTTAGAGCCCACCAGGCAGGCATGTCACAATGTGCTAACTTTTCTCTCCACTCCTCCCCCCAGCATCCCCAGCATTTTGGAAACCTATTGAGGTAGAACTTGGGGGTGTGGCTTCCCACAGTGTGGGGGTTTGTGTGTGGGCGTGCTGGCTGCATGCGTGTCAGTGAGTGGGTTATGCAATGAAGATGATGCTGGATCGAGCCTTGGTGGGATCCGGCCATCACTAATTCTGTTCTGTTTCTGTTCTAGCCCTTGCCTGGATCCAGCCATGGGGGATATGAAGACTCCAGACTTTGACGACCTTCTGGCTGCCTTTGACATCCCAGACCCCACCAGCCTTGACGCCAAGGAGGCCATCCAGACCCCCAGTGAGGAGAATGAAAGCCCCCTCAAACCCCCAGGCTTGTGTGTGGATGAGAACGTGTCCTTGTCTCACTCAGGCTCAGCCTCGGATGTGCCAGCTGTGAGTGTCATCGTCAAGAACACCAGCCGCCAGGAGTCATTTGAGGCGGAGAAAGACCACATCGCCCCCAGCCTCCTGCACAATGGGTTCCGGGGCTCTGACCTGCCTGCAGACCCCCACAGTCTAGGCCACAACTGTGGGAAGTTTGACTCCACATTCATGAATGGAGACAGTACCAGGGGTTTCCCTGGCAAGCTGGAGACCTCCAAGTCAGAGCCGTTACCAACTTTTAACCAGTTCAGTCCGATCTCCAGCCCAGAGCCCGAGGACGCCATCAAAGACAATGGGTTTGGAATGAAGCCCAAGCACTCTGACAGTTATTTCCCGCCCCCTCCTGGGTGTGGGTCTGTGGGGGGCCCTGTCCTGGAGGCTCTCACAAAGTTTCCGGTCCCAGAGCTGCATATGTTTGATCACTTTTGTAAGAAAGAACCCAAGCCTGAGCCCCTGCCCCTTGGCAGTCCTCAGGAGCACGAGCGAGGTGGGCAGAAAGCATTGGAGGTGCACAAGGAACTGGATGCCAGTCGATTCTTCGGGGACGCCCTTGACTTCAGTAGCCATCCTGGAAACAGTATTGGAGAGCCCAAGGGGCTGGCCTCAGAGCTCGGCACCGGCTCGGCGGTCCCCCCCAGGCAGCGCCTCAAGCCAGCTCATTCCAAGCTGTCCTCCTGTGTTGCGGCCTTGGTGGCCCTGCAGGCTAAACGAGTGGCCAATGTTGCCAAGGAGGATCAGCCCAGCCACACGAAGGATCCCTCAGGGTCTGCGAAGGAGGGCTCCAAAGGCAGCCCCAAGATGCCCAAGTCACCAAAGAGTCCCCGGAGCCCCCTGGAGGCCACCCGAAAGAGCATCAAGCCCTCTGACAGCCCTCGGAGCATCtgcagtgacagcagcagcaagggctccCCCTCCGTGGCTGCCAGCTCCCCACCAGCAATCCCCAAAGTCAGGATCAAAACCATCAAGACATCTTCAGGGGAAATCAAGCGTACTGTCACGAGGATCCTGCCAGACCCTGACGACCCCAGTAAGTCCCCTGCTGGCTCGCCGTTAGGAAGCGCCACCGCCGAGGCCCCGAGCGAGGCACCCGAGGATGAGGCCACCACCCTGTCCGGGGTGGAGCACTTTGCTGAGGTGGGCGCACAGCCTGGGAGCCCCCAGAGTGACCGGAAAGGGGAGGAGTGCACAGCGAAAGCCAGAGAGCCTTCGCCTTCCTGCTTCAGCTCCGGGGCCCGGGGCCCAAAGGGGGCCGCCTCGGGCACGCAGGCGGGCAGAAAGCCGCAGCAGAGCCCGGCACCGCCAgcctccacccctgcccctgccaaCCTCCTGCCCAAGGCCGTGCACCTGGCCAACCTGAACCTGGTCCCCCACAGTGTGGCTGCATCAGTGACCGCCAAGTCCTCTGCACAGAGGCGGAGTCAGCCTCAGCCCACGCAGATGTCAGTGCCCCTGGTCCACCAGGTGAAGAAGGCCGCCCCGCTGGTCGTGGAGGTCTTCAACAAGGTCCTCCACAGCTCCAACCCCGTGCCCCTCTATGCGCCCAACCTCAGCCCACCCGCGGACAGCAGGATCCACGTGCCGGCCAGTGGCTACTGCTGCCTGGAGTGCGGGGATGCGTTCGCCTTAGAGAAGAGCCTGAGTCAGCACTACGGCCGGCGGAGTGTCCACATTGAGGTGCTGTGCACGCTGTGCTCCCAGACGCTGCTCTTCTTCAACAAGTGCAGCCTGCTCCGGCACGCCCGCGACCACAAGAGCAAGGGGCTCGTCATGCAGTGCTCCCAGCTGCTTGTGAAGCCCATCTCTGCGGACCAGATGTTCGTGTCCACCCCTGTGAACTCCACAGCGCCAGCCGCCGCggcgcccccctccccctcccagcccGGCCAGGCTTCCAGCAACGCCAGCACCCCACTCCCTGCCTTGCCGCTCTACCCAGACCCCGTGAGGCTCATCCGGCACAGCATCAAGTGCCTGGAGTGTCACAAGCAGATGCGAGACTACATGGCGATGGCCGCACACTTCCAGAGGACGACTGAGGAGACCGAGGGGCTGGTGAGCAGGACCATCCCCCACCTCTGGGGCGGTTGTCAGGCCCCGGGTTCACACAGTCCCATACCTGGGCTCACTGGTCTAGGGCGGTGGGGGCATTGGAAGAGCCCTGGGAGAGGAACCTGCCTTGCTGGCTAGCCCCCCACCTGGATGTGTAGtgcttggaatttcctgagaaaGCGTCCCGCCCGCAGCTGAGGGGAGGCCCTGATGGTCTACGGTGTGTATGTGTGGACACTCGCTCCCACTCCAGTGGCTGCGGGCCTGTTGCCCGGCCAGGGCTGGGTCTCTGCTGGATGCCCCCGGTCTCTGGCCGCTGTCAGTGTAGTCCTT
This window of the Budorcas taxicolor isolate Tak-1 chromosome 21, Takin1.1, whole genome shotgun sequence genome carries:
- the ZNF592 gene encoding zinc finger protein 592 isoform X2 — encoded protein: MGDMKTPDFDDLLAAFDIPDPTSLDAKEAIQTPSSASDVPAVSVIVKNTSRQESFEAEKDHIAPSLLHNGFRGSDLPADPHSLGHNCGKFDSTFMNGDSTRGFPGKLETSKSEPLPTFNQFSPISSPEPEDAIKDNGFGMKPKHSDSYFPPPPGCGSVGGPVLEALTKFPVPELHMFDHFCKKEPKPEPLPLGSPQEHERGGQKALEVHKELDASRFFGDALDFSSHPGNSIGEPKGLASELGTGSAVPPRQRLKPAHSKLSSCVAALVALQAKRVANVAKEDQPSHTKDPSGSAKEGSKGSPKMPKSPKSPRSPLEATRKSIKPSDSPRSICSDSSSKGSPSVAASSPPAIPKVRIKTIKTSSGEIKRTVTRILPDPDDPSKSPAGSPLGSATAEAPSEAPEDEATTLSGVEHFAEVGAQPGSPQSDRKGEECTAKAREPSPSCFSSGARGPKGAASGTQAGRKPQQSPAPPASTPAPANLLPKAVHLANLNLVPHSVAASVTAKSSAQRRSQPQPTQMSVPLVHQVKKAAPLVVEVFNKVLHSSNPVPLYAPNLSPPADSRIHVPASGYCCLECGDAFALEKSLSQHYGRRSVHIEVLCTLCSQTLLFFNKCSLLRHARDHKSKGLVMQCSQLLVKPISADQMFVSTPVNSTAPAAAAPPSPSQPGQASSNASTPLPALPLYPDPVRLIRHSIKCLECHKQMRDYMAMAAHFQRTTEETEGLTCQVCQMLLPNQCSFCAHQRIHAHKSPYCCPECGALCRSAYFQTHVKENCLHYARKVGYRCIHCGVVHLTLALLKSHIQERHCQVFHKCAFCPMAFKTASSTADHSTTQHPTQPHRPSQLIYKCSCEMVFNKKRHIQQHFYQNASTAQVGVFKCPECPLLFLQKPELMQHVKSTHGVPRNVDELSSLQSSADSSSSRPGPRVPAEPPALSVTARGSALPSSRWGRPEANRRAEARPRLRNTGWTCQECQEWVPDRESYVSHMKKSHGRTLKRYPCRQCEQSFHTPNSLRKHIRNNHDTVKKVYTCGYCTEDSPSFPRPSLLENHISLMHGIRNPDLSQTSKARPSGGHSPQVNHLKRPVSGVGAAPDTSNGTPVSSTKRHKSLFQCAKCSFATDSGLEFQRHIPQHQKDSSTAQCLLCGLCYTSAGSLSRHLFIVHKVRDQEEEEAEAAEPEEGSGEEVPMETRENGLEESAEEPLVGDSETGRSLGLAQDEDGAQDAPSRPQTSQDRDSHTPSPHV
- the ZNF592 gene encoding zinc finger protein 592 isoform X1, which gives rise to MGDMKTPDFDDLLAAFDIPDPTSLDAKEAIQTPSEENESPLKPPGLCVDENVSLSHSGSASDVPAVSVIVKNTSRQESFEAEKDHIAPSLLHNGFRGSDLPADPHSLGHNCGKFDSTFMNGDSTRGFPGKLETSKSEPLPTFNQFSPISSPEPEDAIKDNGFGMKPKHSDSYFPPPPGCGSVGGPVLEALTKFPVPELHMFDHFCKKEPKPEPLPLGSPQEHERGGQKALEVHKELDASRFFGDALDFSSHPGNSIGEPKGLASELGTGSAVPPRQRLKPAHSKLSSCVAALVALQAKRVANVAKEDQPSHTKDPSGSAKEGSKGSPKMPKSPKSPRSPLEATRKSIKPSDSPRSICSDSSSKGSPSVAASSPPAIPKVRIKTIKTSSGEIKRTVTRILPDPDDPSKSPAGSPLGSATAEAPSEAPEDEATTLSGVEHFAEVGAQPGSPQSDRKGEECTAKAREPSPSCFSSGARGPKGAASGTQAGRKPQQSPAPPASTPAPANLLPKAVHLANLNLVPHSVAASVTAKSSAQRRSQPQPTQMSVPLVHQVKKAAPLVVEVFNKVLHSSNPVPLYAPNLSPPADSRIHVPASGYCCLECGDAFALEKSLSQHYGRRSVHIEVLCTLCSQTLLFFNKCSLLRHARDHKSKGLVMQCSQLLVKPISADQMFVSTPVNSTAPAAAAPPSPSQPGQASSNASTPLPALPLYPDPVRLIRHSIKCLECHKQMRDYMAMAAHFQRTTEETEGLTCQVCQMLLPNQCSFCAHQRIHAHKSPYCCPECGALCRSAYFQTHVKENCLHYARKVGYRCIHCGVVHLTLALLKSHIQERHCQVFHKCAFCPMAFKTASSTADHSTTQHPTQPHRPSQLIYKCSCEMVFNKKRHIQQHFYQNASTAQVGVFKCPECPLLFLQKPELMQHVKSTHGVPRNVDELSSLQSSADSSSSRPGPRVPAEPPALSVTARGSALPSSRWGRPEANRRAEARPRLRNTGWTCQECQEWVPDRESYVSHMKKSHGRTLKRYPCRQCEQSFHTPNSLRKHIRNNHDTVKKVYTCGYCTEDSPSFPRPSLLENHISLMHGIRNPDLSQTSKARPSGGHSPQVNHLKRPVSGVGAAPDTSNGTPVSSTKRHKSLFQCAKCSFATDSGLEFQRHIPQHQKDSSTAQCLLCGLCYTSAGSLSRHLFIVHKVRDQEEEEAEAAEPEEGSGEEVPMETRENGLEESAEEPLVGDSETGRSLGLAQDEDGAQDAPSRPQTSQDRDSHTPSPHV